The Daucus carota subsp. sativus chromosome 2, DH1 v3.0, whole genome shotgun sequence genome includes a window with the following:
- the LOC108209241 gene encoding heat shock cognate 70 kDa protein yields MKLWPFKVISDRDKRPKFVVNYKGLEKQFSPEEVSAMVLTKMKDIAENYLGKNIKNAVVTVPAHFNDSQRQATKDAAMIAGLNVLRILVEPTAAAVAYGLDKDLTSSMGVEKIVLIFDLGGGTFDVSLLKIEKDNFKVLATAGDTHLGGEDFDNRLLNYFVKDFKEKHRKEIGQNAKALRKLRNACEKAKRFLSRNVTTTIDVDSLFEGIDYCTNISRSKFEDLNMDLFRSCVETVKKCLEDARMDKSRVHDIVLVGGSSRIPKLQELLRHFFNGKELCKSINPDEAIAYGAAVQAAILSGEGDNKIKDLVLVDVTPLSLGIAVGDVLMSVVIPRNTTIANSMKELYTTAYDDQTSIIISIFEGERARTKDNNFLGEFILTGVPPGPRGKFSYWLTFAIDADGVLNVSAEDKTITTGIKNSTKIIKSGMLTEEEIERMVQDAEHFKAEDEEFRRKMKAMKEFEDYVYDMRDCTERNNNLEPSVKQKISYYFKEAIQWLDANRNAEIFEYEYKKQQFEAVCNLLIPSSEDIKIEKAS; encoded by the exons ATGAAGCTTTGGCCTTTTAAGGTCATCAGTGACCGTGATAAGAGACCTAAATTTGTTGTCAATTATAAAGGTTTGGAGAAACAATTCTCACCTGAGGAGGTTTCTGCAATGGTTCTCACTAAGATGAAGGATATTGCGGAAAACTACTTGGGCAAGAATATAAAGAATGCTGTTGTGACCGTACCTGCACACTTTAATGACTCACAACGCCAGGCTACAAAAGATGCAGCAATGATAGCAGGCCTCAATGTTCTGCGAATTCTTGTTGAGCCGACTGCTGCTGCAGTTGCTTATGGTCTTGACAAGGACCTTACAAGTAGCATGGGAGTGGAGAAGATTGTCCTTATATTTGATCTTGGCGGTGGTACTTTTGATGTTTCTCTTCTGAAAATCGAAAAGGATAATTTTAAAGTATTAGCTACTGCCGGGGACACTCACCTTGGAGGTGAGGACTTTGACAATCGTCTGCTAAACTattttgttaaggattttaaagAGAAGCACAGAAAAGAGATCGGTCAAAATGCCAAAGCATTAAGAAAATTAAGAAATGCTTGTGAAAAAGCAAAGAGGTTTTTGTCCCGCAATGTTACAACAACTATAGATGTCGATTCTTTGTTTGAGGGAATAGATTATTGCACAAATATCAGTCGTTCCAAATTCGAGGATTTAAACATGGATCTGTTTAGAAGTTGTGTTGAGACAGTGAAGAAATGTCTGGAAGATGCGAGGATGGACAAGAGTAGGGTCCATGATATTGTTCTTGTAGGTGGTTCTTCTAGGATTCCAAAATTACAAGAGCTTTTGCGACACTTTTTTAATGGGAAGGAACTTTGTAAGAGCATAAATCCTGACGAGGCTATCGCTTATGGTGCAGCTGTCCAAGCTGCTATATTAAGTGGAGAGGGTGATAACAAGATTAAGGACTTGGTATTGGTTGATGTTACTCCTCTGTCCCTTGGGATTGCAGTTGGTGATGTTCTCATGTCTGTAGTCATTCCAAGGAACACAACTATTGCGAACTCAATGAAAGAATTATACACTACTGCATATGATGATCAAACATCCATTATAATCAGCATTTTCGAGGGTGAGAGAGCAAGAACAAAAGACAATAATTTTCTGGGAGAGTTTATTCTAACTGGCGTGCCTCCTGGCCCGAGGGGTAAATTTAGTTATTGGTTAACCTTTGCAATTGATGCGGATGGCGTACTGAATGTTTCTGCTGAGGATAAGACCATA ACTACTGGAATCAAGAATAGCACTAAAATCATCAAAAGTGGAATGCTTACAGAGGAGGAGATAGAAAGAATGGTTCAGGATGCTGAACATTTCAAGGCTGAAGATGAGGAATTCAGGAGAAAGATGAAAGCAAtgaaggaatttgaggattaTGTATATGACATGAGAGACTGCACTGAAAGAAACAACAATCTTGAACCTTCGGTTAAGCAGAAGATAAGTTACTATTTCAAGGAGGCTATTCAATGGCTAGATGCAAACAGAAATGCTGAAATTTTTGAGTATGAGTACAAGAAGCAGCAGTTTGAAGCTGTCTGCAATTTGCTTATTCCTAGCAGTGAAGAcatcaaaattgagaaagcTTCATAA
- the LOC108208879 gene encoding ABC transporter C family member 2-like, with translation MAFKPFDWYCQPVADGVWAKSVENAFGIYTPCVDSLVIFFSYVIVVGLCLYRIWRIKKDFKVKRFQLRSNYYNYVLGILAAYCTAEPLFRLVMGVSAVNLDGQNGLSPFEIATLIIKALAWCSMLIMLVVETKVYILEGRWFVRFGVIYALLGDTILLNLIWSVKDFYERSVLYLYISEVFIQVLLGVMLLVYLPGLDPYLDYVPVQTESEDNSEYEKLPGDREDICPERHVNILSNILFSWMNPLMELGYKRPLTEKDIWKLDTWDQTETLNNKFQSCWAKESRKPKPWLLRALNSSLGGRFWWGGFWKIGNDLSQFVGPMILNKLLESMQRGDPAWIGYIYAFLIFVGVVFGVLVEAQYFQNVMRVGYRLRSTLIAAVFRKSLKLTHESRRKFPSGKVTNLMTTDAESLQQVCQSLHALWSAPFRITIALVLLYQQLGVASLLGALLLVLMFPIQTYVISKMQKLTKEGLLRTDKRIGLMNEILAAMDTVKCYAWESSFQSKVQNVRSEELSWFWKAQLLGACNMFILNSIPVIVIVVSFGLFSLLGGDLTPAKAFTSLSLFAVLRFPLFMLPNIITQAVNANVSLKRLEELLLAEERILLPNPPLEPGLPAVSIKNGSFSWESKAEQVTLSNINLDIPQGSLVAIVGSTGEGKTSLVSAMLGELPAVGDTEVVIRGTVAYVPQVSWIFNATVRQNILFGSAFDPARYSKAIDVTALQHDLDLLPGSDLTEIGERGVNISGGQKQRVSMARAVYSNSDVFIFDDPLSALDAHVARQVFEKCIKEELRGKTRVLVTNQLHFLSQVDRVILVHEGMVKEEGTFEDLSNNGQLFQKLMENAGKLEEYVEDNEDGLNNDSTISKPILNGETEEVPKDAGQTKKNEEKSILIKQEERETGVVSWKVLDRYKNALGGWWVVMILFSCYVLTELLRVLSSTWLSVWTDGSSPKRYGPGFYNLIYALLSLGQVLVTLANSYWLILSSLYASRKLHEAMLNSILRAPMVFFHTNPLGRIINRFAKDLGDIDRNVGPFVNMFLGQVSQLISTFVLIGILSTMSLWAILPLLLLFYGAYLYFQSTAREVKRLDSITRSPVYAQFGEALNGLSSIRAYKAYDRMANINADSMDNNIRFTLVNMSGNRWLAIRLETLGGVMIWLTATFAVVQNGRAENQEAFASTMGLLLSYALNITSLLTAVLRLASLAENSLNAVERVGTYIELPPEGPSIIDSNRPPPGWPTSGSIKFEDVVLRYRPELPPVLHGLSFSISPTDKVGIVGRTGAGKSSMLNALFRIVELEKGRILIDDCDVSKFGLTDLRKVLGIIPQAPVLFSGTVRFNLDPFDEHNDADLWESLERAHLKDVIRRNALGLDAEVSEAGENFSVGQRQLLSLARALLRRSKILVLDEATAAVDVRTDALIQKTIREEFKYCTMLIIAHRLNTIIDCDKILLLDAGQVLEYNTPEELLLNERSSFSKMVESTGAANAQYLRSLVHSGESESKTSTHETKQLDGQRKWLASSRWAAAAQFALAVSLTSSQNDLIQLEHLENDNNILKKTKDAVITLQGVLEGRHNKVIEETLDQYEVPRDGWWSALYRMVEGLSMMSRIGRNRLQHSGEGFVDATIDWDQIEM, from the exons ATGGCTTTTAAACCATTTGATTGGTATTGTCAGCCAGTGGCGGATGGGGTGTGGGCAAAGTCAGTGGAGAATGCATTTGGAATATATACGCCTTGTGTAGACTCTCTCGTGATCTTTTTTTCTTATGTAATTGTTGTGGGTCTGTGCTTGTATCGGATATGGCGAATCAAGAAAGATTTTAAAGTTAAAAGGTTTCAACTGAGGTCGAATTACTATAACTATGTGTTGGGAATTTTGGCCGCTTACTGCACTGCTGAACCCTTGTTTCGATTGGTCATGGGTGTATCTGCAGTAAATCTAGATGGACAGAATGGTCTTTCCCCATTTGAG ATTGCCACCTTAATTATCAAGGCACTTGCCTGGTGTTCTATGCTCATCATGCTTGTTGTTGAAACCAAAGTGTACATCCTAGAGGGTCGTTGGTTTGTGAGGTTTGGAGTCATTTATGCTTTGCTGGGGGACACTATACTGCTAAATCTAATTTGGTCAGTTAAGGACTTTTATGAGCG ATCTGTCCTGTATCTTTACATCAGTGAGGTCTTCATCCAG GTTTTGTTGGGAGTAATGTTGCTTGTATATCTTCCTGGTTTGGATCCTTACCTTGACTACGTTCCTGTGCAAACTGAGTCTGAGGATAACAGTGAATATGAAAAACTACCCGGCGATAGAGAAGATATTTGTCCAGAGAGACATGTCAACATATTATCTA ATATTCTATTTAGCTGGATGAACCCCCTTATGGAATTGGGCTACAAAAGACCTCTCACCGAGAAGGATATTTGGAAGCTGGATACATGGGACCAGACTGAAACTCTGAATAATAA ATTCCAAAGTTGTTGGGCTAAGGAGTCTCGCAAACCTAAACCATGGCTTTTAAGAGCATTAAATAGTAGTTTGGGGGGAAG ATTCTGGTGGGGAGGATTCTGGAAG ATCGGTAATGATCTTTCCCAGTTTGTTGGTCCAATGATTTTAAACAAGCTCTTAGAG TCTATGCAACGAGGGGATCCAGCATGGATTGGTTACATCTATGCCTTCTTAATATTTGTTGGTGTG GTGTTTGGAGTGTTGGTTGAAGCTCAATATTTTCAGAATGTCATGCGTGTTGGCTACCGCCTTAGATCAACTCTG ATTGCTGCAGTATTCAGAAAGTCACTAAAACTAACACATGAAAGTCGCAGAAAGTTCCCATCTGGAAAAGTCACAAACTTGATGACAACTGATGCTGAATCGCTACAG CAAGTTTGTCAGTCGCTTCACGCTCTGTGGTCTGCTCCTTTCCGTATCACCATTGCTCTTGTTCTTCTCTACCAACAGCTTGGTGTTGCTTCACTTCTTGGTGCACTGCTTCTAGTCCTTATGTTTCCCATACAG ACATATGTCATAAGCAAAATGCAGAAATTGACCAAGGAAGGACTGCTTCGTACTGACAAGAGAATCGGCCTCATGAATGAAATTCTGGCTGCCATGGACACTGTGAA ATGTTATGCGTGGGAAAGTAGCTTTCAATCTAAAGTTCAAAATGTTCGCAGTGAAGAGCTGTCATGGTTTTGGAAAGCACAACTACTTGGGGCG TGCAACATGTTTATCCTTAACAGTATTCCTGTCATTGTGATTGTGGTGTCATTTGGACTGTTTTCTCTACTTGGAGGAGATTTAACACCTGCAAAAGCATTTACATCACTTTCATTGTTTGCAGTCCTGCGTTTCCCGTTATTTATGCTTccaaatataattacacag GCTGTAAATGCAAATGTCTCTTTGAAGCGACTGGAGGAACTTCTCTTGGCAGAGGAAAGAATTCTTCTGCCAAACCCACCTCTTGAACCAGGACTTCCTGCAGTCTCAATCAAGAACGGTTCATTTTCTTGGGAGTCAAAG GCAGAGCAGGTCACATTGTCAAATATTAATTTGGATATACCACAAGGTAGTCTTGTCGCAATTGTTGGTAGCACTGGAGAAGGAAAAACATCACTTGTATCAGCGATGCTCGGAGAACTTCCAGCAGTTGGAGATACGGAAGTTGTCATTAGAGGAACAGTTGCGTATGTTCCCCAAGTATCATGGATATTCAATGCAACA GTACGACAGAACATATTGTTTGGATCTGCATTCGACCCTGCAAGGTATTCAAAGGCAATAGATGTGACTGCATTGCAGCATGATCTTGACTTGCTTCCT GGGAGTGATCTTACTGAGATTGGCGAAAGAGGGGTTAATATTAGTGGTGGGCAAAAGCAACGAGTATCCATGGCTAGGGCTGTATACTCCAATTCAgatgtttttatatttgatgACCCTTTAAGTGCTCTAGATGCTCATGTGGCTCGACAG GTTTTTGAAAAATGTATCAAGGAAGAATTGAGAGGGAAAACAAGAGTTTTGGTCACAAACCAACTACATTTTCTTTCACAAGTAGACAGAGTTATTCTTGTGCATGAAGGCATGGTGAAAGAAGAGGGAACTTTTGAGGACCTGTCAAACAATGGTCAGTTGTTCCAAAAGCTAATGGAAAATGCAGGGAAGTTGGAAGAATACGTGGAAGATAATGAAGATGGTTTGAACAATGATAGTACAATTTCAAAACCTATTTTAAATGGTGAAACAGAAGAGGTTCCTAAGGATGCAGGCCAGACaaagaaaaatgaagaaaaatctataCTTATCAAACAAGAGGAACGGGAAACAGGCGTAGTCAGTTGGAAAGTTTTGGATAG GTATAAAAATGCATTAGGAGGATGGTGGGTAGTTATGATACTCTTCTCGTGCTATGTCCTAACAGAACTTTTGCGAGTTCTGAGTAGCACATGGTTGAGTGTTTGGACAGATGGAAGTAGCCCAAAGAGATACGGACCTGGCTTCTACAATTTGATTTATGCGCTTCTGTCGCTTGGTCAA GTTCTGGTGACATTGGCAAATTCATATTGGTTGATCTTATCAAGCCTTTATGCATCTCGTAAATTGCATGAAGCAATGCTCAATTCTATTCTAAGAGCGCCAATGGTCTTTTTCCATACCAATCCACTTGGACGTATTATCAATAGGTTTGCGAAGGATCTCGGTGATATTGATCGGAATGTTGGGCCTTTTGTGAATATGTTTTTGGGCCAAGTGTCCCAGCTAATTTCAACTTTTGTGTTAATTGGGATACTAAGCACAATGTCTCTGTGGGCTATATTGCCACTTCTACTCTTGTTCTATGGAGcctatttatattttcag AGCACGGCGCGTGAAGTGAAGCGTTTAGATTCTATTACTAGATCTCCCGTCTATGCGCAGTTTGGAGAGGCATTAAATGGCCTGTCATCTATTCGTGCATATAAAGCTTATGATCGGATGGCCAACATTAATGCAGACTCCATGGACAATAACATTAGGTTTACTCTTGTGAACATGAGTGGAAATCGTTGGCTGGCCATCCGGTTGGAAACATTGGGGGGAGTTATGATTTGGCTTACGGCAACATTTGCTGTTGTGCAGAACGGAAGGGCAGAAAACCAGGAGGCTTTTGCCTCTACAATGGGTTTGCTTCTCAGTTATGCATTAAATATTACAAGTTTATTGACTGCTGTATTGAGACTTGCAAGTTTAGCTGAGAATAGTTTAAATGCTGTTGAGCGTGTTGGCACCTATATAGAGCTGCCTCCAGAGGGTCCATCTATTATTGATAGCAACCGTCCTCCTCCCGGATGGCCTACCTCAGGATCAATCAAATTTGAGGATGTTGTCCTACGTTATAGACCGGAACTTCCTCCAGTCTTGCATGGATTATCCTTTTCAATTTCTCCAACTGACAAGGTTGGGATAGTAGGAAGGACTGGTGCAGGAAAATCCAGCATGCTTAATGCTTTATTTCGAATTGTGGAACTGGAAAAGGGGAGAATTTTAATTGATGACTGTGATGTTTCGAAATTCGGACTGACAGATCTTCGTAAGGTTCTTGGTATTATACCACAGGCGCCAGTTCTTTTTTCAG GAACCGTGAGATTCAATCTTGATCCCTTTGATGAACACAATGATGCTGATCTATGGGAATCATTGGAGAGGGCACATCTGAAGGATGTCATCAGGAGGAATGCTTTGGGGCTGGACGCAGAG GTTTCAGAGGCAGGAGAAAATTTCAGTGTTGGGCAGAGACAACTACTAAGTCTTGCTCGAGCATTGCTTCGCAGATCAAAGATTCTTGTTCTCGATGAAGCAACAGCTGCTGTTGATGTTAGAACGGACGCACTTATCCAAAAAACTATTCGTGAAGAATTCAAATACTGCACGATGCTCATCATTGCTCATCGACTCAATACAATTATTGACTGCGACAAAATTCTTTTGCTAGATGCGGGTCAG GTCCTGGAGTATAATACTCCCGAGGAATTGCTTCTAAACGAACGAAGCTCTTTCTCTAAGATGGTCGAAAGTACAGGCGCCGCAAATGCTCAGTACTTGCGTAGTTTAGTACACAGCGGGGAAAGCGAGAGCAAAACGAGTACACATGAAACTAAGCAACTAGATGGACAAAGAAAATGGCTAGCTTCATCACGCTGGGCTGCTGCAGCACAGTTTGCTCTAGCTGTCAGCCTCACATCATCACAGAATGACCTCATACAGTTGGAACATCTAGAAAATGATAACAATATTCTCAAGAAAACAAAGGATGCAGTTATAACTCTTCAAGGAGTTCTCGAAGGGAGGCATAACAAAGTTATTGAAGAGACTCTTGATCAGTATGAAGTCCCTAGAGATGGATGGTGGTCAGCTCTCTACAGGATGGTTGAAG GCCTTTCAATGATGAGTAGGATAGGTCGAAACAGGCTTCAACATTCAGGAGAAGGTTTTGTAGATGCCACAATCGATTGGGATCAGATCGAGATGTAG